A single region of the Triticum dicoccoides isolate Atlit2015 ecotype Zavitan chromosome 2B, WEW_v2.0, whole genome shotgun sequence genome encodes:
- the LOC119360519 gene encoding protein SCAR2-like, whose amino-acid sequence MAGFVGLLRQLGDLAQLAAEVFQGLHDQATAVSARAGGLALGAGRLEAELPLLEERFRRRRNRRPCFVQHNVAIASEVPCRVAGHGVDRPVILVGGTRPCSIEEHIQRCRRPPQLSILDKYDAGGEGACLKRDTPTPPSSEPTLHSMNQTFRVQTTIPNLLPRKPTITNTPNLKQARCPICSNNLNIVT is encoded by the exons ATGGCCGGCTTCGTGGGCCTCCTCCGCCAGCTCGGGGACCTCGCACA GCTCGCCGCGGAGGTGTTCCAAGGCCTGCACGACCAGGCCACGGCGGTGTCCGCTCGGGCGGGCGGCCTCGCGCTGGGGGCGGGGCGCCTGGAGGCGGAGCTGCCGCTCTTAGAGGAGCGCTTCCGTCGTCGTCGGAATAGACGGCCCTGCTTCGTGCAGCACAACGTCGCCATTGCTTCAGAAGTTCCGTGTCGCGTCGCAGGCCATGGTGTCGATCGGCCGGTGATTTTGGTGGGAGGAACAAGGCCGTGCTCCATCGAAGAGCACATCCAGCGCTGCCGCAGGCCTCCGCAGCTGTCCATTCTGGACAA GTATGATGCTGGTGGCGAGGGAGCGTGCTTGAAGAGAGATACACCGACCCCTCCTTCTTCAGAGCCCACTCTGCACAGCATGAATCAGACCTTCAGAGTTCAGACAACCATTCCAAACCTCCTGCCAAGGAAGCCCACCATAACAAATACTCCAA ATTTAAAACAGGCGCGTTGTCCGATATGCTCCAACAACTTAAATATCGTCACATGA